From Thalassococcus sp. S3, one genomic window encodes:
- a CDS encoding CoA ester lyase, whose translation MDHRARPYRSVLYIPGSKDRALDKARSLPVDAIIFDLEDAVTAEEKANARETLKAALAQGGYGGRTRIVRINGLDTEWGRADAEAVAQMDAEAVLLPKVNAAADVDALAEITGDLPIWAMMETPLGMLNAAEIAAHPKLQGFVMGTNDLAKELNTRFRADREPLLASLGLCLIAAKAHGVIAIDGVYNAFKDADGLRVECQQGRDMGFDGKTLIHPAQVDVTNEEYAPSEAEIDLARRQIAAFEEIEAQGQGVAVVDGKIVENLHVATARETLAKAEAIASLQME comes from the coding sequence ATGGATCACCGCGCCCGCCCGTACCGTTCCGTTCTCTATATCCCCGGCTCGAAAGACCGGGCGCTGGACAAGGCGCGCAGCCTGCCCGTGGACGCGATCATCTTCGATCTCGAAGACGCGGTGACGGCAGAGGAGAAAGCGAATGCACGCGAGACGCTGAAAGCCGCACTTGCGCAGGGTGGCTATGGCGGACGGACGCGGATCGTGCGGATCAACGGGCTCGACACCGAATGGGGTCGCGCGGATGCCGAAGCGGTCGCGCAGATGGATGCAGAGGCCGTGCTGCTGCCCAAGGTGAATGCGGCGGCCGACGTGGATGCGCTGGCCGAGATCACCGGGGACCTGCCGATCTGGGCGATGATGGAGACACCTTTGGGGATGCTCAACGCGGCCGAGATCGCGGCGCATCCCAAGCTGCAGGGCTTCGTGATGGGCACGAATGACCTTGCAAAGGAACTCAACACCCGATTCCGCGCGGATCGGGAGCCTTTGCTGGCTTCGCTTGGGCTCTGCCTGATTGCCGCCAAGGCGCATGGCGTGATCGCGATCGACGGGGTTTATAACGCGTTCAAGGACGCAGATGGCCTGCGGGTTGAGTGCCAGCAGGGCCGCGACATGGGTTTCGACGGCAAGACTCTGATCCATCCCGCCCAGGTCGATGTGACGAACGAGGAATACGCACCCTCCGAGGCCGAGATCGACCTCGCGCGCCGCCAGATCGCCGCGTTCGAGGAAATCGAGGCGCAAGGGCAGGGTGTGGCTGTTGTCGACGGAAAAATTGTGGAAAACCTTCATGTAGCCACCGCCCGCGAGACCTTGGCCAAGGCCGAGGCGATCGCCAGCTTGCAAATGGAGTGA
- a CDS encoding DUF1737 domain-containing protein, translating into MKLYRFLSEDDTSAFCHKVSAALGAGWALYGQPTYAFDAKRGVMRCGQAVTKDVAGEYSPDLKLGDQ; encoded by the coding sequence ATGAAGCTCTACCGGTTTCTGAGCGAGGACGACACGTCGGCCTTTTGCCACAAGGTCAGCGCGGCGCTGGGTGCGGGCTGGGCGCTTTACGGGCAACCCACCTATGCCTTTGACGCCAAACGCGGCGTGATGCGCTGCGGGCAGGCGGTGACCAAGGACGTGGCGGGCGAGTATAGCCCGGATCTGAAACTAGGAGACCAGTGA
- a CDS encoding sulfite exporter TauE/SafE family protein, with protein MLELNALFFAVAGPAVVFAGISKGGFGSGAAFASASILALILEPGLALGVMLPLLMLIDVSTLRPYWGKWSWPDAKLLIVGGVPGVALGALLYQVANADVFRLLIGGISIGFVLWQLTQSRGLIRAAARKLPAWAGLSAGLVAGFTSFVSHAGGPPAAVYMLSQRLTKTEFQATTVLLFWVINIVKFIPYAALGMFTAQTALANLLLAPFALLGAWLGVKAHRIVPEWLFFRVTYVLLTLTGSKLIWDALT; from the coding sequence TTGCAGGCATCTCCAAGGGGGGCTTTGGATCGGGCGCGGCCTTTGCCTCGGCCTCGATTCTGGCGCTGATCCTTGAGCCGGGACTGGCCTTGGGCGTGATGCTGCCGCTTCTGATGCTGATCGATGTGTCCACCCTGCGTCCCTATTGGGGCAAATGGAGCTGGCCGGATGCAAAGCTGCTGATCGTCGGTGGCGTGCCCGGCGTGGCCCTTGGCGCGCTGCTCTATCAGGTGGCGAATGCAGATGTATTCCGGTTGCTGATCGGGGGCATCTCGATCGGGTTCGTGCTGTGGCAATTGACGCAGTCACGGGGGCTGATCCGCGCAGCGGCGCGGAAGCTGCCAGCCTGGGCGGGATTGTCAGCGGGGCTGGTGGCAGGGTTCACGAGCTTTGTCAGCCACGCGGGTGGCCCGCCGGCGGCGGTCTACATGCTGTCGCAACGGCTGACCAAAACCGAATTTCAGGCCACGACCGTGCTGCTTTTCTGGGTGATCAATATCGTGAAGTTCATCCCCTACGCCGCGTTGGGGATGTTCACCGCGCAGACGGCTCTGGCCAATCTGCTGCTCGCCCCCTTCGCGCTGCTGGGCGCTTGGCTGGGGGTCAAGGCCCACCGGATCGTGCCGGAATGGCTCTTTTTCCGGGTGACCTATGTCCTGCTGACCCTCACCGGGTCCAAGCTGATCTGGGATGCGCTGACGTAG
- a CDS encoding NnrU family protein yields the protein MALMILGVLLWIAAHSFKRALPDQRASLGDPGKGLVAVVIVVGIVLMVIGYRQADFIYVWAPPTFMVHINNLLMLIAIFLFSPAAKRGRVLHGMRHPMLTGFKTWAIAHLLVNGDLASIILFGGLLAWAVAEVIVINRSEPDWAPEGAPGTIAKDAMFLVGSVILLAIIGYIHFWLGVWPFPS from the coding sequence ATGGCCCTTATGATCCTTGGAGTGCTGCTTTGGATCGCAGCGCATTCCTTCAAACGCGCGCTTCCGGATCAAAGGGCGTCCCTGGGCGATCCCGGCAAGGGGCTGGTCGCCGTTGTCATCGTCGTTGGTATCGTGCTGATGGTCATCGGCTACCGGCAAGCGGATTTCATCTATGTGTGGGCGCCGCCGACCTTCATGGTGCATATCAACAACCTGCTGATGTTGATCGCGATTTTTCTGTTCAGCCCGGCGGCAAAACGGGGCCGCGTCCTGCACGGAATGCGTCACCCAATGCTGACAGGCTTCAAGACATGGGCCATCGCGCACCTGCTGGTGAACGGGGATCTGGCGTCGATCATCCTTTTCGGTGGCCTGCTGGCCTGGGCCGTGGCCGAGGTGATCGTGATCAACAGGTCCGAGCCCGACTGGGCGCCCGAGGGCGCACCGGGCACCATCGCCAAGGACGCGATGTTCCTTGTCGGATCGGTGATCCTGCTTGCCATCATCGGCTATATCCATTTCTGGCTGGGTGTGTGGCCCTTCCCCTCATGA
- a CDS encoding MaoC family dehydratase, which yields MAKTNAGRFFEDYQMGQVLTHAVPRTVSGGERALYHALYPARHALYSSDAFAQACGLEASPIDDMAAFHVVFGKTVPDVSLNAVANLGYAEGRWLKPVHAGDTLRSTSEVIGLKQNSNGKTGVVYVRTRGMNQRDEVVLDYVRWVMVRKRDADAAAPETVLPDLAKSVAAEDLVIPEGLDFTGYDFDLAGEPHRWADYEVGEQIDHVDGVTIEEAEHMMATRLWQNTAKVHFDATFRPDGQRLIYGGHVISMARALSFNGLANAQMVVALNAGAHANPCFSGDTIKAWSEVLDKADTPAPGVGALRLRLVATKGGLPFTLRGEDGKYDPNVLLDLDYWALVPQ from the coding sequence ATGGCCAAGACCAATGCGGGCCGCTTTTTCGAAGATTATCAGATGGGTCAGGTCCTCACCCATGCCGTGCCGCGCACCGTGTCGGGGGGCGAGCGCGCGCTTTATCACGCGCTCTACCCGGCGCGCCACGCGCTTTATTCGTCGGACGCCTTCGCGCAGGCCTGCGGGCTGGAGGCGAGCCCCATCGACGATATGGCGGCCTTCCACGTGGTCTTTGGCAAGACGGTGCCGGACGTGTCGCTGAATGCGGTGGCCAACCTGGGCTATGCGGAGGGGCGCTGGCTAAAGCCGGTTCATGCGGGCGATACGCTGCGCTCGACCTCTGAAGTGATCGGGCTGAAGCAGAACTCTAACGGGAAGACCGGTGTCGTTTATGTCCGCACGCGGGGCATGAACCAACGGGACGAGGTCGTGCTGGATTATGTGCGGTGGGTCATGGTGCGTAAGCGCGATGCGGATGCTGCGGCGCCGGAGACGGTGCTGCCGGATCTGGCCAAAAGCGTCGCGGCAGAGGATCTGGTGATCCCGGAGGGTCTCGATTTCACCGGCTATGATTTCGATCTGGCCGGAGAGCCGCATCGCTGGGCTGACTACGAAGTGGGCGAGCAGATCGACCATGTCGATGGTGTGACCATCGAAGAAGCCGAGCACATGATGGCCACGCGTCTGTGGCAGAACACGGCCAAGGTGCATTTCGACGCGACCTTCCGGCCCGATGGGCAGCGACTGATCTATGGCGGGCACGTGATCTCCATGGCGCGCGCGCTCAGCTTTAACGGGCTTGCCAATGCGCAGATGGTGGTGGCGCTGAATGCCGGTGCTCATGCGAACCCCTGTTTTTCTGGCGACACGATCAAGGCCTGGTCGGAGGTTCTGGACAAGGCTGACACGCCCGCGCCGGGTGTGGGCGCGCTGCGCCTGCGTCTGGTGGCGACAAAAGGCGGCCTGCCCTTCACGCTTCGGGGCGAGGACGGAAAGTACGATCCCAACGTATTGCTGGATCTCGACTATTGGGCGTTGGTGCCACAATAA
- a CDS encoding DUF1194 domain-containing protein, with protein sequence MPILRALCLSFGLSAPALACDLALALAVDVSGSVDTREFNVQMRGLAAGLRDPVVSEALVRGQVHLMLIQWTGASRQRVTIPWTAITSFDDVETFARRVEEDMRVWRNYSTAIGEALAVTLEKFDDVPHCARHLIDLSGDGASNEGVKPLEQHGALKAAKITVNAIAIEESEAHLTDYFFENVIVGEGAFVVTANSFDEYPEKIRRKLLREVTRQTARN encoded by the coding sequence ATGCCCATTCTGCGCGCCCTTTGTCTGAGCTTCGGTCTGAGCGCCCCGGCACTGGCTTGCGATCTTGCGCTGGCCCTGGCCGTGGATGTGTCGGGGTCTGTCGACACGCGTGAATTCAACGTTCAGATGCGGGGCCTGGCCGCTGGCTTGCGGGACCCGGTCGTGTCCGAAGCTCTGGTGCGCGGGCAGGTTCATCTGATGCTGATCCAGTGGACAGGCGCATCGCGTCAGCGCGTCACGATCCCATGGACAGCGATCACCTCATTTGACGATGTCGAGACTTTTGCGCGGCGTGTCGAGGAGGACATGCGGGTCTGGCGCAATTATTCGACAGCCATCGGAGAGGCCCTGGCCGTCACCCTCGAAAAATTCGACGACGTGCCCCATTGTGCGCGCCATTTGATCGACCTGTCCGGGGACGGGGCGTCGAACGAAGGTGTGAAACCGCTTGAACAACACGGTGCCTTGAAGGCGGCGAAGATCACGGTGAACGCCATCGCCATCGAGGAGAGCGAGGCGCACCTGACCGATTACTTCTTTGAGAACGTGATTGTCGGCGAAGGGGCCTTTGTGGTGACCGCCAACAGCTTCGACGAATACCCTGAAAAGATCCGGAGGAAACTGTTGCGAGAGGTGACCCGGCAGACCGCCCGGAACTGA